A genome region from Manis javanica isolate MJ-LG chromosome 3, MJ_LKY, whole genome shotgun sequence includes the following:
- the USP4 gene encoding ubiquitin carboxyl-terminal hydrolase 4 isoform X7 yields the protein MAEGGGCPERPDAETQKSELGALMRTTLQRGAQWYLIDSRWFKQWKKYVGFDSWDIYSVGEHNVFPGPIDNSGLFADTESQTLKEHLIDELDYVLVPAEAWNKLLTWYGCVEGQQPIVRKVLEHGLFVKHCKVEVYLLELKLCENGDPTKVLSCHFSKADTIATIEKEMRKLFNIPAERETRLWNKYMSNTYEQLSKLDSTVQDAGLYQGQVLVIEPQNEDGTWPRQTLQAKVSAEPSSLSTSQKSSASPCSSRSASPVANGDGSGSAGMHGSGISRGGSGLSAACNRQEPSSAHVQPGLCGLGNLGNTCFMNSALQTLRLLEGSTTPLCY from the exons GTATCTTATTGACAGCCGATGGTTCAAGCAATGGAAGAAATATGTGGGCTTCGACAGCTGGGACATATACAGCGTGGGCGAACACAACGTGTTTCCTGGCCCCATAGATAACTCTGGACTCTTTGCAG ataCTGAGAGTCAGACCTTAAAAGAACATTTAATTGATGAATTGGACTATGTACTGGTCCCAGCTGAAGCCTGGAATAAGTTATTGACCTGGTATGGCTGTGTAGAGGGCCAGCAGCCAATTGTCAGAAAA GTGCTGGAGCATGGCCTGTTCGTCAAGCACTGCAAGGTAGAGGTGTATTTGCTGGAACTGAAGCTCTGTGAGAATGGCGATCCCACCAAAGTGTTGAGTTGCCATTTCAGCAAGGCAGATACCATCG CAACCATCGAGAAGGAGATGCGGAAGCTGTTCAACATTCCTGCAGAGCGTGAGACGCGGCTCTGGAACAAGTACATGAGCAACACCTACGAGCAGCTGAGCAAGCTGGACAGCACTGTGCAGGATGCCGGGCTGTACCAGGGTCAG GTGCTAGTGATCGAGCCCCAGAATGAAGACGGCACGTGGCCCAGGCAGACCCTGCAGGCAAA AGTAAGCGCTGAGCCTAGCAGTCTTTCTACCTCTCAGAAATCATCAGCAAGTCCCTGTTCCTCAAGGTCTGCCTCTCCCGTGGCGAACGGTGATGGCTCAGGGAGCGCGGGGATGCACGGCTCCGGCATCAGCAGGGG GGGATCTGGCCTCTCTGCTGCATGTAATCGGCAGGAGCCCTCATCGGCTCATGTGCAGCCTGGGCTCTGTGGACTTGGAAACCTGGGGAACACGTGCTTCATGAACTCCGCCTTGCAG ACATTAAGATTACTAGAGGGCAGTACAACACCTTTATGCTATTAA
- the USP4 gene encoding ubiquitin carboxyl-terminal hydrolase 4 isoform X5, with translation MAEGGGCPERPDAETQKSELGALMRTTLQRGAQWYLIDSRWFKQWKKYVGFDSWDIYSVGEHNVFPGPIDNSGLFADTESQTLKEHLIDELDYVLVPAEAWNKLLTWYGCVEGQQPIVRKVLEHGLFVKHCKVEVYLLELKLCENGDPTKVLSCHFSKADTIATIEKEMRKLFNIPAERETRLWNKYMSNTYEQLSKLDSTVQDAGLYQGQVLVIEPQNEDGTWPRQTLQAKVSAEPSSLSTSQKSSASPCSSRSASPVANGDGSGSAGMHGSGISRGGSGLSAACNRQEPSSAHVQPGLCGLGNLGNTCFMNSALQCLSNTAPLTDYFLKDEYEAELNRDNPLGMQGEIAEAYAELIKQMWSGRDAHVAPRMFKTQVGRFAPQFSGYQQQDSQELLAFLLDGLHEDLNRVKKKPYLELKDANGRPDAVVAKEAWENHKLRNDSVIVDTFHGLFKSTLVCPECAKVSVTFDPFCYLTLPLPLKKDRVMEVFLVPADPRCRPTQYRVTVPLMGAVSDLCEALSELAGVAAENMVVTDVYNHRFHKIFQMGEGLNHIMPRDDIFVYEVCSSPLDGSECVTLPVYFRERKARPSSASSGAVLYGQPLLVSVPKHKLTLESLYQAVCERISRYVKQPLPDEFGSSPWEPGACNGSRGGCEGEDGEEMGHQEEGRARLSGLEGSGEGVPGSRRCEAARKSQGPPCPKRLFAFSLVSAYGTADVDSLVTDGKLLKLNQPLLLLGIQ, from the exons GTATCTTATTGACAGCCGATGGTTCAAGCAATGGAAGAAATATGTGGGCTTCGACAGCTGGGACATATACAGCGTGGGCGAACACAACGTGTTTCCTGGCCCCATAGATAACTCTGGACTCTTTGCAG ataCTGAGAGTCAGACCTTAAAAGAACATTTAATTGATGAATTGGACTATGTACTGGTCCCAGCTGAAGCCTGGAATAAGTTATTGACCTGGTATGGCTGTGTAGAGGGCCAGCAGCCAATTGTCAGAAAA GTGCTGGAGCATGGCCTGTTCGTCAAGCACTGCAAGGTAGAGGTGTATTTGCTGGAACTGAAGCTCTGTGAGAATGGCGATCCCACCAAAGTGTTGAGTTGCCATTTCAGCAAGGCAGATACCATCG CAACCATCGAGAAGGAGATGCGGAAGCTGTTCAACATTCCTGCAGAGCGTGAGACGCGGCTCTGGAACAAGTACATGAGCAACACCTACGAGCAGCTGAGCAAGCTGGACAGCACTGTGCAGGATGCCGGGCTGTACCAGGGTCAG GTGCTAGTGATCGAGCCCCAGAATGAAGACGGCACGTGGCCCAGGCAGACCCTGCAGGCAAA AGTAAGCGCTGAGCCTAGCAGTCTTTCTACCTCTCAGAAATCATCAGCAAGTCCCTGTTCCTCAAGGTCTGCCTCTCCCGTGGCGAACGGTGATGGCTCAGGGAGCGCGGGGATGCACGGCTCCGGCATCAGCAGGGG GGGATCTGGCCTCTCTGCTGCATGTAATCGGCAGGAGCCCTCATCGGCTCATGTGCAGCCTGGGCTCTGTGGACTTGGAAACCTGGGGAACACGTGCTTCATGAACTCCGCCTTGCAG TGCCTGAGCAACACCGCACCCCTGACCGACTACTTCCTGAAGGATGAGTACGAGGCTGAGCTCAACAGAGACAACCCCCTGGGCATGCAGGGCGAGATCGCAGAGGCCTACGCAGAGCTCATAAAGCAGATGTGGTCTGGACGGGATGCTCACGTGGCACCGCGCATGTTCAAA ACCCAAGTGGGACGTTTTGCCCCTCAGTTTTCTGGCTACCAGCAACAAGACTCTCAGGAGCTATTAGCCTTCCTTCTAGATGGATTGCATGAAGATCTGAACCGAGTGAAAAAGAAGCCCTACCTGGAGCTGAAGGATGCTAATGGGCGGCCAGACGCG GTGGTAGCAAAGGAAGCCTGGGAGAACCACAAGCTGAGAAATGACTCTGTGATTGTGGACACGTTCCATGGCCTCTTCAAGTCGACTTTGGTTTGCCCAGAATGTGCTAAGGTTTCTGTGACCTTTGACCCGTTTTGCTATCTAACTCTCCCACTGCCCTTGAAAAAGGACCGGGTCATGGAGGTCTTCCTGGTTCCTGCTGACCCTCGCTGCAGACCCACCCAG TACCGCGTGACTGTGCCACTGATGGGGGCCGTGTCTGACCTGTGCGAGGCGCTCTCCGAGCTGGCTGGCGTTGCCGCGGAAAAC ATGGTGGTCACAGATGTGTACAATCACCGGTTCCACAAAATCTTCCAGATGGGTGAAGGTTTAAACCACATCATGCCTCGGGATGACATTTTTGT GTACGAGGTCTGCAGCAGCCCCTTGGACGGCTCTGAGTGTGTCACGCTTCCAGTGTACTTCCGGGAAAGGAAGGCCAGGCCATCCAGCGCATCTTCCGGGGCAGTGCTGTATGGGCAGCCACTGCTGGTTTCTGTCCCCAAGCACAAGCTGACCCTCGAGTCTTTGTACCAGGCTGTTTGTGAGCGAATCAG cCGCTACGTAAAACAGCCTTTGCCTGATGAATTTGGGAGCTCACCCTGGGAGCCAGGGGCCTGCAATGGCTCCAGGGGCGGCTGTGAAG GAGAGGATGGAGAAGAGATGGGGCATCAGGAAGAAGGCAGAGCGCGGCTTTCAGGGCTGGAGGGCAGCGGGGAGGGCGTGCCGGGGAGCCGCCGCTGCGAGGCCGCCCGCAAGAGCCAAGGCCCGCCCTGCCCAAAGAGGCTCTTCGCCTTCAGCCTGGTGAGCGCCTACGGGACAGCGGACGTGGACTCCCTTGTGACTGATGGGAAACTGCTTAAACTCAACC AGCCTCTCCTGTTGCTGGGCATTCAGTAA
- the USP4 gene encoding ubiquitin carboxyl-terminal hydrolase 4 isoform X6 — protein sequence MAEGGGCPERPDAETQKSELGALMRTTLQRGAQWYLIDSRWFKQWKKYVGFDSWDIYSVGEHNVFPGPIDNSGLFADTESQTLKEHLIDELDYVLVPAEAWNKLLTWYGCVEGQQPIVRKVLEHGLFVKHCKVEVYLLELKLCENGDPTKVLSCHFSKADTIATIEKEMRKLFNIPAERETRLWNKYMSNTYEQLSKLDSTVQDAGLYQGQVLVIEPQNEDGTWPRQTLQAKVSAEPSSLSTSQKSSASPCSSRSASPVANGDGSGSAGMHGSGISRGGSGLSAACNRQEPSSAHVQPGLCGLGNLGNTCFMNSALQCLSNTAPLTDYFLKDEYEAELNRDNPLGMQGEIAEAYAELIKQMWSGRDAHVAPRMFKTQVGRFAPQFSGYQQQDSQELLAFLLDGLHEDLNRVKKKPYLELKDANGRPDAVVAKEAWENHKLRNDSVIVDTFHGLFKSTLVCPECAKVSVTFDPFCYLTLPLPLKKDRVMEVFLVPADPRCRPTQYRVTVPLMGAVSDLCEALSELAGVAAENMVVTDVYNHRFHKIFQMGEGLNHIMPRDDIFVYEVCSSPLDGSECVTLPVYFRERKARPSSASSGAVLYGQPLLVSVPKHKLTLESLYQAVCERISRYVKQPLPDEFGSSPWEPGACNGSRGGCEEREEDVHGFLHCSPSARRGWRRDGASGRRQSAAFRAGGQRGGRAGEPPLRGRPQEPRPALPKEALRLQPGERLRDSGRGLPCD from the exons GTATCTTATTGACAGCCGATGGTTCAAGCAATGGAAGAAATATGTGGGCTTCGACAGCTGGGACATATACAGCGTGGGCGAACACAACGTGTTTCCTGGCCCCATAGATAACTCTGGACTCTTTGCAG ataCTGAGAGTCAGACCTTAAAAGAACATTTAATTGATGAATTGGACTATGTACTGGTCCCAGCTGAAGCCTGGAATAAGTTATTGACCTGGTATGGCTGTGTAGAGGGCCAGCAGCCAATTGTCAGAAAA GTGCTGGAGCATGGCCTGTTCGTCAAGCACTGCAAGGTAGAGGTGTATTTGCTGGAACTGAAGCTCTGTGAGAATGGCGATCCCACCAAAGTGTTGAGTTGCCATTTCAGCAAGGCAGATACCATCG CAACCATCGAGAAGGAGATGCGGAAGCTGTTCAACATTCCTGCAGAGCGTGAGACGCGGCTCTGGAACAAGTACATGAGCAACACCTACGAGCAGCTGAGCAAGCTGGACAGCACTGTGCAGGATGCCGGGCTGTACCAGGGTCAG GTGCTAGTGATCGAGCCCCAGAATGAAGACGGCACGTGGCCCAGGCAGACCCTGCAGGCAAA AGTAAGCGCTGAGCCTAGCAGTCTTTCTACCTCTCAGAAATCATCAGCAAGTCCCTGTTCCTCAAGGTCTGCCTCTCCCGTGGCGAACGGTGATGGCTCAGGGAGCGCGGGGATGCACGGCTCCGGCATCAGCAGGGG GGGATCTGGCCTCTCTGCTGCATGTAATCGGCAGGAGCCCTCATCGGCTCATGTGCAGCCTGGGCTCTGTGGACTTGGAAACCTGGGGAACACGTGCTTCATGAACTCCGCCTTGCAG TGCCTGAGCAACACCGCACCCCTGACCGACTACTTCCTGAAGGATGAGTACGAGGCTGAGCTCAACAGAGACAACCCCCTGGGCATGCAGGGCGAGATCGCAGAGGCCTACGCAGAGCTCATAAAGCAGATGTGGTCTGGACGGGATGCTCACGTGGCACCGCGCATGTTCAAA ACCCAAGTGGGACGTTTTGCCCCTCAGTTTTCTGGCTACCAGCAACAAGACTCTCAGGAGCTATTAGCCTTCCTTCTAGATGGATTGCATGAAGATCTGAACCGAGTGAAAAAGAAGCCCTACCTGGAGCTGAAGGATGCTAATGGGCGGCCAGACGCG GTGGTAGCAAAGGAAGCCTGGGAGAACCACAAGCTGAGAAATGACTCTGTGATTGTGGACACGTTCCATGGCCTCTTCAAGTCGACTTTGGTTTGCCCAGAATGTGCTAAGGTTTCTGTGACCTTTGACCCGTTTTGCTATCTAACTCTCCCACTGCCCTTGAAAAAGGACCGGGTCATGGAGGTCTTCCTGGTTCCTGCTGACCCTCGCTGCAGACCCACCCAG TACCGCGTGACTGTGCCACTGATGGGGGCCGTGTCTGACCTGTGCGAGGCGCTCTCCGAGCTGGCTGGCGTTGCCGCGGAAAAC ATGGTGGTCACAGATGTGTACAATCACCGGTTCCACAAAATCTTCCAGATGGGTGAAGGTTTAAACCACATCATGCCTCGGGATGACATTTTTGT GTACGAGGTCTGCAGCAGCCCCTTGGACGGCTCTGAGTGTGTCACGCTTCCAGTGTACTTCCGGGAAAGGAAGGCCAGGCCATCCAGCGCATCTTCCGGGGCAGTGCTGTATGGGCAGCCACTGCTGGTTTCTGTCCCCAAGCACAAGCTGACCCTCGAGTCTTTGTACCAGGCTGTTTGTGAGCGAATCAG cCGCTACGTAAAACAGCCTTTGCCTGATGAATTTGGGAGCTCACCCTGGGAGCCAGGGGCCTGCAATGGCTCCAGGGGCGGCTGTGAAG AACGTGAGGAAGATGTGCATGGATTTCTTCATTGCAGCCCGTCTGCCAG GAGAGGATGGAGAAGAGATGGGGCATCAGGAAGAAGGCAGAGCGCGGCTTTCAGGGCTGGAGGGCAGCGGGGAGGGCGTGCCGGGGAGCCGCCGCTGCGAGGCCGCCCGCAAGAGCCAAGGCCCGCCCTGCCCAAAGAGGCTCTTCGCCTTCAGCCTGGTGAGCGCCTACGGGACAGCGGACGTGGACTCCCTTGTGACTGA